A window from Meiothermus sp. CFH 77666 encodes these proteins:
- a CDS encoding Uma2 family endonuclease: MVKHRFTVEDYHKAYAAGALGQGRVELINGEVYIMSPMGHKHRRYIGALNYEIVTKLKGKAYMFCQVPIQLDNRSEPEPDFVLTVPPASRYDDRPPGPADILLVIELSDSTLIFDRTVKLPLYIRAGIPEIWIVNLLEEKLEVYRAPDYQPVYFEKGTAVAPLAFGEDRLEWWV, encoded by the coding sequence ATGGTGAAGCACCGTTTCACCGTCGAGGACTATCACAAAGCCTATGCCGCCGGGGCTTTGGGGCAGGGCCGGGTGGAGCTGATTAATGGAGAGGTTTACATTATGTCCCCCATGGGCCACAAGCACCGCCGCTACATTGGTGCTCTGAACTACGAGATCGTCACCAAGCTGAAGGGTAAGGCCTACATGTTCTGCCAGGTTCCAATCCAACTCGACAACAGGTCGGAGCCTGAGCCGGACTTCGTACTCACCGTGCCGCCTGCATCGCGCTACGACGACCGTCCACCCGGCCCCGCCGACATCCTGCTGGTCATCGAACTGAGCGACTCGACGCTGATCTTCGACCGCACCGTGAAGCTTCCCCTGTACATTCGAGCGGGCATTCCCGAGATCTGGATTGTGAACCTGCTGGAAGAAAAGCTCGAGGTCTACCGCGCCCCGGACTACCAGCCCGTTTACTTCGAGAAAGGCACGGCGGTGGCGCCGCTGGCCTTTGGGGAGGATAGGCTCGAGTGGTGGGTGTGA
- the paaA gene encoding 1,2-phenylacetyl-CoA epoxidase subunit PaaA: MPVKYGVPSDPDYNERLAEFEARIHRGEKIEPGDWMPEEYRRQLIRMISQHAHSEVVGMLPEGAWITRAPTLKRKMILVAKVQDEAGHGQYLYHAAETLGVSREAMLEALLAGKAKYSSIFNYPTLTWADIGTIGWLVDGAAIKNQTMLAACSYGPYSRAMVRICAEETFHHKQGKEMVLLYAKGTPKQRQMAQDAINRWWWPALMMMGPHDKDSPNTEILTRWGIKTKSNDTVRQEFINEHAPEILEAGLTIPDPELRYDEKSGNWLHGPINWDEFWQVVGGNGPMNKERLEARRRAHAEGAWVREALEAYAAKQHKTAVAV; this comes from the coding sequence ATGCCAGTTAAGTACGGAGTACCCAGCGACCCTGATTACAACGAGCGCCTGGCCGAGTTCGAGGCTCGCATCCACCGGGGCGAGAAAATTGAGCCCGGTGACTGGATGCCCGAGGAGTACCGCCGCCAGCTTATTCGCATGATTTCCCAGCATGCCCACTCCGAGGTGGTGGGGATGCTCCCCGAGGGGGCCTGGATTACCCGCGCGCCCACCCTCAAGCGCAAGATGATCCTGGTGGCCAAGGTGCAGGACGAAGCCGGACACGGCCAGTACCTCTACCATGCCGCCGAGACCCTGGGCGTCAGCCGAGAGGCCATGCTGGAAGCCTTGCTCGCGGGTAAGGCCAAGTACTCCTCCATCTTCAACTACCCCACCCTGACCTGGGCCGATATCGGCACCATCGGCTGGCTGGTGGACGGGGCGGCTATCAAGAACCAGACCATGCTGGCGGCCTGCTCCTATGGCCCCTACAGCCGGGCCATGGTGCGCATCTGCGCCGAAGAAACCTTCCACCACAAGCAGGGCAAGGAGATGGTGCTGCTCTATGCCAAGGGCACCCCCAAGCAGCGCCAGATGGCCCAGGATGCCATCAATCGCTGGTGGTGGCCCGCCCTGATGATGATGGGCCCCCACGACAAAGACAGCCCCAACACCGAAATCCTGACCCGCTGGGGCATCAAGACCAAATCCAACGACACCGTGCGCCAGGAGTTCATCAACGAGCACGCCCCCGAAATTCTGGAAGCGGGCCTGACCATTCCTGACCCCGAGCTGCGCTACGACGAAAAAAGCGGCAACTGGCTGCACGGCCCCATCAACTGGGATGAGTTCTGGCAGGTGGTGGGAGGCAACGGCCCCATGAACAAAGAGCGCCTGGAAGCCCGCCGCCGCGCCCACGCCGAAGGGGCCTGGGTGCGCGAGGCGCTCGAGGCCTACGCCGCCAAGCAGCACAAAACCGCTGTCGCAGTCTAG